A stretch of Aspergillus nidulans FGSC A4 chromosome VI DNA encodes these proteins:
- a CDS encoding C6 transcription factor RegA (transcript_id=CADANIAT00009649), which yields MDTPQSVSESSPTHRNLYQCGTCSQSHFIETPKKSPISVPCVASGSAESDLSIPVHTEYSDLLRRHSALHSSPGNKQALRRRHHGGKPHIAPRASQACSACADDHLKCDEDKPCARCRRRNIECVAPPKSTQNCAQLLPPNADEQAARGASNCVSESERPVEAGEEGAGETHSLVTPPVDMPTSQAWPQEVSEFHPMEPEEAPSRIHPDFISQELRDELAAASLFTEPPSGVRTPRGLITFALPTDLDLNMVDLGFLESYNSHIPFEFDGQAPSVPLAESPFEARAREAEEGTRGGTRSIQHLRWRFVPAPQDHGYCEHENLLLPTDARTSTMTPQEIDEANSSPCATEPSLDLSSRDKILGIVLSQMKHPISAVLSSFPSVQLLDSLIRYYLTAPFSSAHSWIHRGTFNPQKLCPELLLAMAAAGAVLTPDPALRKLGFAMQEVVRLQLPSVFEGNNTTIRDLHLHQAYLLYLEIGLWSGNSRKIEISEAFRQPLVTMVRRGGMFHHSAYAPLPTQLDEAGHSLSEAWHAWAYKEAYKRLVYRLFRLEAQVSMALLTAPLITYAEMSLPLPAPSSLWDARSALQWKEACNALSASASSSANARIPTLGECVADFEFLESSRRIADIRLTCGAVIHSIWGLVWEFRQLSSLLAAGSRYWDGDLLMASRHSQLRRILDCFRMAHGAEAPVQLHLVLMHMYVSVEEVEVLATSEDPSRALALDQPASALREWVGSEQARHAIWHAGQVVRAIRMLPLQTLRDLMAIALYHASLTLWAYGIVYLRVICPDRQLAVAPALGINIWLDGLETEDVHRYIALQRGVPVLQSPGDAREAVRIEDPTAVLTMMIEIMQHNHYHEVFTQTPPLVANLIHLLRRLRDVSK from the exons ATGGATACACCACAATCTGTCTCGGAAAGCAGCCCGACGCATCGCAACCTATACCAGTGCGGAACATGCTCTCAATC GCACTTCATCGAG ACACCCAAGAAAAGCCCCATCAGTGTACCGTGTGTAGCAAGCGGTTCGGCAGAAT CTGACCTCTCTATTCCTGTTCACACTGAGTATAGTGACCTGCTCCGGCGGCATTCTGCGCTGCACTCTAGCCCGGGCAATAAGCAGGCTTTGAGAAGACGCCATCACGGCGGCAAGCCGCATATAGCACCCCGGGCATCCCAGGCATGCAGTGCCTGCGCGGACGATCACCTCAAGTGCGACGAAGACAAACCCTGCGCTAGATGTCGACGACGGAATATTGAGTGCGTGGCTCCGCCCAAGTCTACCCAGAACTGCGCACAGCTTCTGCCACCTAACGCAGACGAGCAAGCCGCTCGGGGGGCAAGCAATTGTGTTTCTGAATCTGAACGCCCTGTCGAGGCGGGTGAAGAAGGTGCTGGGGAGACTCACTCCCTCGTCACTCCTCCGGTGGATATGCCGACCAGCCAGGCCTGGCCCCAGGAGGTGAGCGAGTTCCATCCAATGGAGCCAGAGGAGGCACCGAGTCGCATTCACCCTGACTTCATCTCCCAGGAGCTCAGAGACGAGCTGGCGGCCGCGTCTCTGTTCACTGAGCCGCCCAGTGGCGTACGCACGCCCCGTGGATTGATCACGTTTGCCCTACCGACGGACCTCGACCTGAACATGGTCGACCTTGGATTTCTGGAATCTTACAATAGCCATATCCCCTTTGAGTTCGATGGACAGGCTCCTAGCGTGCCTCTAGCAGAGTCCCCATTCGAGGCTCGAGCaagggaagcagaagaaggcaccCGCGGAGGCACGCGGTCAATACAACACCTGCGATGGCGCTTTGTCCCAGCTCCTCAGGACCATGGCTACTGCGAGCATGAGAATCTCCTCTTGCCCACCGACGCGAGAACCTCCACCATGACTCCTCAAGAGATCGATGAGGCAAACAGCAGTCCCTGTGCGACGGAACCGAGTCTCGACCTCTCTTCCCGCGACAAGATCCTTGGGATCGTTCTCAGCCAGATGAAACACCCCATCTCTGCAGTTCTGTCGTCCTTCCCCTcggtgcagctgctggacAGCCTCATTCGCTACTACCTTACTGCCCCGTTTTCCTCAGCGCATTCTTGGATCCACCGGGGAACCTTCAATCCCCAGAAGCTGTGTCCAGAACTCCTCCTCGCTATGGCCGCAGCCGGCGCTGTATTGACCCCGGATCCCGCTCTGCGGAAACTGGGATTCGCCATGCAGGAAGTCGTACGCCTGCAGCTCCCCTCAGTCTTCGAAGGGAATAACACGACCATCCGTGACCTCCACCTCCATCAAGCGTACTTGCTCTATCTCGAAATTGGACTATGGAGCGGTAACAGCCGCAAGATTGAGATTTCAGAAGCATTTCGTCAGCCGCTGGTTACTATGGTGCGCCGGGGAGGTATGTTCCATCACTCTGCCTATGCGCCTCTGCCGACGCAACTGGACGAGGCTGGCCACAGCTTAAGCGAGGCATGGCACGCCTGGGCGTACAAAGAAGCATACAAGCGACTAGTATACCGTCTCTTTCGGCTCGAAGCCCAGGTCTCGATGGCCCTCCTTACTGCACCGCTAATCACTTACGCGGAAATGTCTCTGCCCCTTCCGGCTCCATCATCGCTATGGGATGCCAGGTCTGCCTTgcagtggaaggaagcaTGCAATGCATTGTCAGCGTCCGCGTCATCATCGGCCAATGCCCGTATTCCGACCCTCGGCGAGTGCGTCGCTGACTTCGAATTCCTAGAATCGAGCCGCCGCATCGCGGACATCCGTCTGACCTGTGGAGCAGTCATTCATTCAATCTGGGGACTGGTATGGGAGTTTCGGCAGCTGAGCTCCTTGCTAGCTGCGGGGTCGCGGTACTGGGACGGTGACCTCCTCATGGCGTCCCGACATAGCCAGCTTCGGCGGATCCTTGACTGTTTCCGGATGGCGCATGGGGCCGAGGCTCCGGTGCAGCTGCACTTGGTTCTGATGCACATGTATGTGTCCGTAGAGGAGGTAGAAGTCCTGGCTACATCCGAGGATCCCAGTCGAGCACTCGCATTGGACCAACCTGCCTCTGCTTTGCGGGAGTGGGTTGGCAGCGAGCAGGCGCGGCACGCTATATGGCACGCGGGCCAAGTCGTCCGGGCAATAAGAATGCTTCCTTTGCAAACGTTGCGAGATCTTATGGCGATTGCCCTATACCATGCTAGTTTGACGCTGTGGGCCTACGGCATAGTATATTTGCGCGTGATCTGTCCAGATAGACAATTAGCGGTCGCTCCGGCTCTGGGCATAAATATATGGCTTGACGGTCTAGAAACTGAGGATGTACATCGCTATATTGCCTTGCAGCGTGGAGTACCGGTCCTCCAGAGCCCTGGCGACGCCAGAGAGGCCGTCCGCATTGAGGACCCGACTGCAgtattgacgatgatgattgaAATTATGCAGCACAATCATTACCACGAAGTCTTTACGCAGACGCCCCCGTTGGTGGCGAACCTGATCCATCTTCTACGGAGGCTACGGGATGTCAGCAAGTAA
- the pmeA gene encoding protein pmeA (transcript_id=CADANIAT00009650), with the protein MRVQSYLSLFSLVGAALCAPREHFKRTARTSAPAGCLTVGGSGTYSTIGAAFAALGSSSSEACIYISAGTYKEQLTFQYAGPLTLYGETTDTSSYKKNTVTITHTISSPEAGSLVASATVNAAMDNFTMYNINVVNGYGKGAQAVALAASGERQGYYGCQFLGYQDTLYARVGVQYYSNCYIEGAVDYIFGDASAWFGECDIVSNGAGYITAMSRETASDPAWYCFDHCNIYGKSGLDLTGDVYLGRPWRVLARVIYQNSELSDIINAAGWTTMAEGATPLYYEIGNTGDGADTSKRLYLSEISAAVTKATVLGSDWTDWLDWSY; encoded by the exons ATGCGCGTTCAATCATACTTGtcgctcttcagccttgtTGGCGCAGCTCTCTGCGCGCCTCGTGAGCACTTCAAGCGCACTGCCAGAACGTCTGCTCCGGCCGGCTGTCTCACCGTTGGAGGAAGCGGGACCTACTCGACGATCGGCGCTGCGTTTGCAGCTTTGGGctcatcctcgtctgagGCCTGCATCTACATATCAGCCGGGACCTACAAGGAGCAATTGACCTTCCAATACGCTGGGCCGTTGACCCTCTATGGCGAAACCACGGACACGAGCAGTTACAAGAAGAACACCGTCACGATAACCCATACGATTTCCTCACCTGAAGCAGGGTCCCTTGTTGCGAGTGCGACTGTCAATGCGGCCATGGATAACTTTACCATGTACAACATCAATGTTGTGAATGGGTACGGGAAGGGGGCTCAGGCTGTCGC ACTGGCTGCCAGCGGAGAACGCCAGGGTTACTATGGCTGCCAATTCCTTGGGTATCAAGATACGCTGTACGCACGCGTGGGCGTGCAGTACTACTCCAACTGCTATATTGAGG GGGCCGTAGACTACATATTCGGCGACGCAAGCGCCTGGTTCGGCGAATGCGACATCGTCTCCAACGGTGCAGGCTACATCACCGCCATGTCGCGCGAGACAGCCTCCGATCCGGCCTGGTATTGCTTCGACCACTGCAATATCTACGGAAAATCGGGGCTGGACTTGACCGGCGATGTATACCTCGGACGGCCGTGGCGCGTCCTCGCGCGGGTCATCTATCAGAACTCGGAGCTGAGTGATATCATCAACGCGGCTGGATGGACGACTATGGCAGAAGGAGCCACGCCACTGTACTACGAGATCGGGAATACGGGTGACGGGGCAGACACGTCCAAAAGGCTGTATCTTAGCGAGATCAGTGCGGCTGTCACCAAGGCTACGGTGCTGGGGAGCGACTGGACGGACTGGCTTGACTGGAGCTATTGA
- a CDS encoding protein xghA (transcript_id=CADANIAT00009651) gives MTFGKAAFLSFSLFGASWAGPSRTLQARAVCTPKAGGSSSIDDVPAIVKSISACGDGGTIVFPEDSTYYLNSVLDLAGCSGCELQVEGLLKFASDTDYWNGRTAMINVKNIDGLTIRSLTGSGVIDGNGQNAYDRFAEDSSYDRPTPLYITGGGDIKVSNFRLKNAPNVFVSVKGGTTNAVFSDMRLDATSKSENLPKNTDGFDIGESTYVTISGTTVSNNDDCVAFKPGCNYLTVTDITCTGSHGLSVGSLGKSSDDIVQNVRVEGATMISSTKAAGIKTYPSGGDHGLSTVTNVTWKDITIQNCDYAIQIQSCYGEDEEYCETNPGDAVFSGIAFEGFSGTTSSKYDPVTGNLNCGEDGKCDVSVVDYSVKAPSGGAAENLTVTTYKNRCLCQARSV, from the exons ATGACTTTTGGGAAAGCCGcatttctctctttctctctcttcggAGCAAGCTGGGCTGGCCCTTCTCGGACGCTGCAGGCTCGAGCAGTCTGCACGCCAAAAGCCGGGGGCTCGTCGAGTATCGACGACGTCCCAGCTATTGTCAAGTCGATCTCGGCGTGCGGAGATGGCGGAACTATCGTCTTCCCCGAGGACTCAACATACTACTTGAATAGCGTGCTGGACCTCGCCGGCTGCTCCGGCTGCGAGCTTCAAGTAGAGGGCCTCCTCAAGTTTGCCAGCGACACTGACTACTGGAATGgcaggacggcgatgatCAATGTAAAGAATATCGATGGGTTGACGATACGCTCACTCACGGGATCCGGCGTTATTGATGGAAACGGCCAAAATGC GTATGACCGCTTTGCAGAGGACTCAAGCTATGACCGTCCGACGCCCTTGTATATAACAGGAGGTGGGGATATCAAAGTCTCCAACTTTCGGCTGAAGAATGCTCCCAATGTCTTCGTCTCCGTCAAGGGCGGGACCACAAACGCAGTCTTCTCAGATATGAGGTTAGATGCGACCTCGAAATCGGAGAATTTACCCAAGAACACAGACGGATTCGATATCGGTGAGAGCACCTACGTAACCATCAGTGGCACAACCGTGTCCAATAACGACGATTGTGTTGCGTTTAAACCCGGCTGCAACTACTTGACGGTCACCGACATCACCTGCACGGGATCCCATGGTCTGTCTGTCGGCTCCTTGGGCAAGAGCAGCGACGACATCGTGCAGAACGTCCGGGTGGAGGGAGCGACCATGATCTCGTCTACCAAAGCGGCGGGAATCAAAACGTACCCGAGTGGCGGGGATCATGGCCTCAGCACTGTGACGAACGTGACCTGGAAGGATATCACTATTCAAAACTGCGACTACGCGATCCAGATCCAGAGCTGCTatggcgaggacgaggagtaCTGCGAGACCAATCCGGGGGACGCAGTGTTTTCCGGAATTGCCTTTGAAGGATTCAGCGGCACGACAAGCAGTAAATATGACCCAGTAACAGGAAACCTTAACTGCGGGGAAGACGGCAAGTGCGATGTCTCCGTTGTTGACTATTCTGTAAAAGCCCCTTCGGGGGGTG CTGCCGAAAACCTCACTGTCACCACCTACAAGAACAGATGTCTCTGCCAGGCACGCAGTGTCTAA